One window of Pseudomonas sp. FP198 genomic DNA carries:
- a CDS encoding ribonucleoside-diphosphate reductase subunit alpha — translation MHTDTTRENPQGTAPLAADSSPDLSATAPGQLRVIKRNGTVVPYTDDKITVAITKAFLAVEGGTAAASSRIHDTVARLTEQVTATFKRRMPSGGTIHIEEIQDQVELALMRAGEQKVARDYVIYRDSRAKERAIRTPADAPVQAHPSIRIARADGSLAPLDMGRLNTIVTEACEGLEEVDGDLIQRETLKNLYDGVALKDVNTALVMTARTLVEREPNYSFVTARLLMDTLRAEGLSFLEVAESATHHEMADLYAKALPAYVAKGIEYELLNPVLAEFDLEKLGKAINHERDQQFTYLGLQTLYDRYFIHKDGVRFELPQVFFMRVAMGLAIEEKQREDRAIEFYNLLSSFDYMASTPTLFNAGTLRPQLSSCYLTTVPDDLSGIYGAIHDNAMLSKFAGGLGNDWTPVRALGSYIKGTNGKSQGVVPFLKVVNDTAVAVNQGGKRKGAVCAYLETWHMDIEEFIELRKNTGDDRRRTHDMNTANWIPDLFMKRVFDDGKWTLFSPSEVPDLHDLTGKAFEERYEYYEALTEYNKIKLFKVVQAKDLWRKMLSMLFETGHPWLTFKDPCNLRSPQQHVGVVHSSNLCTEITLNTNKDEIAVCNLGSINLPNHIVDGKLDTAKLQRTVNTAVRMLDNVIDINYYSVPQAKNSNFKHRPVGLGIMGFQDALYLQHIPYGSDAAVEFADKSMEAVSYYAIQASCDLADERGSYETFQGSLWSQGILPLDSQQILIAQRGQKYIDVDLNESLDWAPVRARVQKGIRNSNIMAIAPTATIANITGVSQSIEPTYQNLYVKSNLSGEFTVINPYLVRDLKARGLWDSVMINDLKYYDGSVQQIERIPQELKELYATAFEVDTKWIVDAASRRQKWIDQAQSLNLYIAGASGKKLDVTYRMAWYRGLKTTYYLRALAATSTEKSTINTGKLNAVSAGGNHGDDSVLAAPAGPAPVPKACAIDEPDCEACQ, via the coding sequence ATGCACACCGACACAACTCGCGAGAACCCGCAGGGCACCGCGCCGCTGGCCGCCGATTCGAGCCCGGATCTGTCCGCCACCGCGCCTGGCCAGCTGCGCGTGATCAAGCGTAACGGGACTGTCGTTCCTTACACCGATGACAAGATCACCGTCGCTATCACCAAAGCGTTCCTCGCAGTTGAGGGCGGCACCGCTGCCGCCTCGTCGCGAATCCACGACACCGTGGCCCGCCTGACCGAACAGGTCACCGCGACCTTCAAGCGTCGCATGCCGTCGGGCGGCACCATCCACATCGAAGAGATCCAGGACCAGGTCGAACTGGCCCTGATGCGTGCCGGCGAGCAGAAAGTCGCCCGCGACTACGTGATCTACCGTGACTCCCGTGCCAAGGAGCGCGCCATCCGCACGCCGGCCGACGCACCGGTCCAGGCCCACCCTTCGATCCGCATCGCCCGCGCCGATGGCAGCCTGGCGCCACTGGACATGGGCCGCCTGAACACCATCGTCACCGAAGCCTGCGAAGGCCTGGAAGAAGTCGACGGCGACCTGATCCAGCGCGAAACCCTGAAGAACCTCTATGACGGCGTCGCCCTCAAGGACGTCAACACCGCGCTGGTGATGACCGCGCGGACCCTGGTGGAACGCGAGCCGAACTACTCGTTCGTGACCGCCCGCCTGCTGATGGACACCCTGCGCGCCGAAGGCCTGAGCTTCCTGGAAGTCGCCGAGAGCGCGACCCACCACGAGATGGCCGACCTGTACGCCAAGGCCCTGCCGGCCTATGTCGCCAAGGGTATCGAATACGAGTTGCTGAACCCGGTCCTGGCCGAATTCGACCTGGAAAAACTCGGCAAGGCGATCAACCACGAGCGCGACCAGCAGTTCACCTACCTGGGCCTGCAAACCCTGTACGACCGTTACTTCATCCACAAGGATGGCGTGCGTTTCGAACTGCCACAGGTGTTCTTCATGCGCGTGGCCATGGGCCTGGCGATCGAAGAGAAGCAGCGTGAAGACCGTGCCATCGAGTTCTACAACCTGTTGTCGTCCTTCGACTACATGGCGTCGACCCCGACCCTGTTCAACGCCGGCACCCTGCGTCCACAACTGTCGAGCTGCTACCTGACCACCGTGCCGGACGACCTGTCGGGCATCTACGGCGCCATCCACGACAACGCCATGTTGTCGAAATTCGCCGGTGGCCTGGGCAACGACTGGACCCCAGTTCGCGCATTGGGCTCGTACATCAAGGGCACCAACGGCAAATCCCAGGGCGTCGTGCCGTTCCTCAAAGTAGTCAACGACACCGCCGTTGCGGTCAACCAGGGCGGCAAGCGCAAGGGCGCGGTCTGCGCCTACCTGGAAACCTGGCACATGGACATCGAAGAGTTCATCGAGCTGCGCAAGAACACCGGTGATGACCGTCGTCGTACCCACGACATGAACACCGCCAACTGGATCCCGGACCTGTTCATGAAGCGCGTCTTCGATGACGGCAAGTGGACCCTGTTCTCGCCATCCGAAGTGCCGGACCTGCACGACCTGACCGGCAAGGCCTTCGAAGAGCGCTACGAGTACTACGAAGCCCTGACCGAGTACAACAAGATCAAGCTGTTCAAAGTCGTCCAGGCCAAAGACCTGTGGCGCAAGATGCTCTCGATGCTGTTCGAGACCGGCCACCCATGGCTGACCTTCAAGGATCCGTGCAACCTGCGCAGCCCGCAGCAGCACGTGGGCGTGGTCCACAGCTCGAACCTGTGCACCGAGATCACCCTGAACACCAACAAGGATGAGATCGCGGTCTGCAACCTGGGCTCGATCAACCTGCCGAACCACATCGTCGACGGCAAGCTGGACACCGCCAAGCTGCAACGCACCGTGAACACCGCCGTGCGCATGCTCGACAACGTGATCGACATCAACTACTACTCGGTGCCGCAAGCGAAGAACTCCAACTTCAAGCACCGTCCGGTCGGCCTCGGCATCATGGGCTTCCAGGACGCGCTGTACCTGCAGCACATCCCGTACGGTTCGGACGCTGCGGTCGAGTTCGCCGACAAGTCCATGGAAGCGGTCAGCTACTACGCGATCCAGGCTTCCTGCGACCTGGCCGACGAGCGCGGTTCGTACGAGACGTTCCAGGGTTCGCTGTGGTCCCAGGGCATCCTGCCGCTCGACTCGCAACAGATCCTGATCGCCCAGCGCGGCCAGAAATACATTGATGTTGACCTGAACGAATCCCTGGACTGGGCTCCGGTTCGCGCCCGTGTGCAGAAAGGCATTCGTAACTCCAACATCATGGCCATCGCACCGACCGCGACCATCGCCAACATCACCGGCGTGTCGCAGTCGATCGAACCGACCTATCAGAACCTGTATGTGAAGTCGAACCTGTCGGGCGAATTCACCGTGATCAACCCGTACCTGGTTCGCGACCTCAAGGCTCGCGGCCTGTGGGACTCGGTCATGATCAACGACCTGAAGTACTACGACGGTTCGGTACAGCAGATCGAGCGCATCCCGCAGGAACTCAAAGAGCTCTATGCCACCGCGTTCGAAGTGGACACCAAGTGGATCGTCGACGCCGCCAGCCGTCGTCAGAAGTGGATCGACCAGGCTCAGTCGCTGAACCTGTACATCGCCGGCGCTTCGGGCAAGAAGCTCGACGTGACCTACCGCATGGCCTGGTACCGTGGCCTGAAAACCACCTACTACCTCCGTGCCCTGGCCGCCACCAGCACCGAGAAGTCGACCATCAACACCGGCAAGCTGAACGCGGTCTCCGCTGGCGGCAACCACGGTGACGATTCGGTCCTGGCTGCGCCAGCCGGCCCTGCGCCAGTGCCAAAAGCCTGCGCCATCGACGAGCCGGATTGCGAAGCTTGCCAATAA